Genomic window (Misgurnus anguillicaudatus unplaced genomic scaffold, ASM2758022v2 HiC_scaffold_28, whole genome shotgun sequence):
ttgtttctgACGTAAAATACTACTATAGGGAACGTTACTATAGATATAGTCTACAATGTAAGTTATATAATATTAAATCTCCACCAAATGTAACTTGGAATATTGTAggtatttttatgtgttttccGTTTTCACTTTCGAGATATTTTTGTTCACTTTGCCTTGCTTTTCTTTGCTCAGTTAGTTCAAATATCAGGATTGTGTAATTCGTTGACTTTATTCAGGTGTGGATGGGGTTATGTTTGGTGCACGCTTACACTGAAACGTTTCCCAGTGACGGAATTTCCCGCATGACCCGTGCATTTGCTGTAATTTGCAGCGCCCTGCATGGAGGGGAAAAGCCTTATATGGTCGCGGAAGTGGGTGTGGCCAACAGGACAGTAGGGGATCACAAGACTTCTGCTGAAAAGAATCTTGCTCCATACTCCGTATACGAGTAAACTAGTGTGTGTTATTGGCGTTTTGATTCGCATATGTGTGCAATAATAACGAAATCGCGTGCAATTTTTGAAACGTCTCTCCCGCCATTTTCTCAAAGAAGCCCTCCATTTCCATTTCTCGGTAGTTGCGTTTGTACGCGGATGATCTACCTCTTGACTTGAATATTACTGGAGTGAGGTCAGCATATCATGACTCAATCGTGGATAAGCATGCAGTCATTGCTGTGCTGTTGCGTTGGTTATTCGGCACATGGACCGTGCCGTTGATCTTAGGACGAGCACAAACTAACCAGAACGGTAAGAATTCTTGTTTTAAATGTCTCGACAAATAAGCTCAGTAATAATGTGTGCAGAAGTTAAAGACTTATTCAGCAAACCGAAACCATGCAATAGACGATCATTAACAAGTTGCTGCAAAATATTAAGCATATCTCACCACTTCCTATTTGTGCTTGTTGCGTTTTTTCAACGATGAAAGCAATAACTTCAAATCACGTTCAGTACAGTTGACAACTATAGGAACACAGAATTGGGGGGCTTGTCATTTACTACTTTCATTATTGTGCTGCTCAAGCCTGCTTCATAGGGTGTATTGTTGTCCCACTGTGTTGCTGTATGCCACGGTATTAGTGACTGGATAATCCCTTTTGTGCAACAAAGGACTTCTGGTAAATAGCGCTGAGCTGGCTGCACTAGGAAGGGGTCCAGGAAAGGCACTGATACAGTATGCAAACAGGACGTGTCTCAAAACATATTGAGTTGTCTGCCTAAGTAgcatttttttggggggtgggGGGCGTTTGTCAAACTTCAAAGGACGACATTGCATTCCGTCTGTactgttttgtatttgtttatctAATGTAATTTTGGTGGTCTCTTAAACGAGCGTTTTGTTATTACAACAGCGTTTCGAATTATATAAGTAACGTTAGTCACAACTTTTAAAACGTGTTTAGCTTTTTTGTAGTACGCGTTCTTTGCAGACGCCCCCTACTATGCCCACAATGCTATGTGGGCAGCTCACTAATTTGAGACACAGCCACTCTCTCAAATCAAGGGGAATTTTAGCGCGTGTCTCGGCTCTCGTGCCTCGTCAgtagtttaaattaaaaagcAGGTGCGATTAGGAAACAGTGCTTGTTAAAGGGGTTACCATGTCCATTGCCACACATTTGCATTGGGCATAGTTACAAAATAACATGTTATCATGCAGTGAAACGCGTTGGCATATATTGACCTAACACTATGTGTTCTTTACTCTTTAACTGGACGCTGTTTTGGTTGATGCAATTGTTGTTTACATCGTACTAGTCCTGGGAGTGTTTCTCATTATTGGATTGCGCCACCCCTGAAAAGACTGCAGCTTTAGATGGCTGCTCTAAGTACTGCGTTTTGTCTTTTCTATTGATTTTACTTGGGGTGATCTCGACATAGGGCAGAATGAATATAAGCGTGAATGAATGAGCCCTTTGTATGATACTGCAACTCTGCAGAATATACTCAGTGTTTTGCTTTGTCTTTTGACTGTGGAGTCAACTTAACTTGGTTATTGTTAGTTGCCATTTAAAACTGTGCATGTTCAAATTgcttgttaaagggatagttcaccaaaaaatgaaaaatctggcatcatttactcaccctcatgtctaCAGTATGCCAGCATGTTAACGTAGCAGCTGAGGATTGGCCAAGAGCAATGTGTCTTCAGTAAACACCGATTTAACTTGCACCGTCTGTAAAAGgtgtttgtaatcaagcagatctggggcaccattgacttccatagtaagagaaaataatattatggaagtggatggtgccccagatctgtttgattagtaacatatttttgaaaatatcttcatttgtgttcagacAAACAAAggaatttatacaggtttggagcaatgtgagggtgagtaaatgattacagtgttttctttttttctgtgaactatccctttaagagaccACTGacaaacaatgacaaacaaagctaattttttttctcttagTGTTTTTAAACTGGCTTATTGAATTGAAtgaactatttatttatttattatagataaatatctaaaataagttatttacaatactatatatatatatatatatatatatatatatatatatatatatatatatatatatatatatatgtttttttgtcatttaacaAAATTAGTTTTTGTTATTCGCTAATGGATGGAACTCATAatatgcatattatttatttatctggTAACaccaataaggttgtatttgttaacattagtataTGCATTAGcttacatgaactaacaatgaacaacacTACATCTATATCATTACTTCATCATTTGTTAATAAAGTCACATTAAAATTGTAAagaaaactgtaatttttttcttttttacaaattattttttttaattcatgtgcccttataattttttaatcaaaaacgcaaatctcctcccctcctcgaaATGATCCCTCTTTATTTCTGGTCATATGACATGCCAGGTGGGGaaagattgcagcgattagcaaataaCAATATGACctaacttcaaacgatccaatcagttcttgatggacaaattcaagtccagccttacttttttttaagccGTTTCAATcgtatacgtcaccacggggaaaattgCTACTTtcgtttcattgtgactttgaTGTTGttcatttcagcatttactaatacattttcaaaatatttttttgttactgttaacattagttaatgcacaataaactaacattaaaaatgtcaacaatcacattaaataacatttaacaAAGATTCATGAACTATTTTGTTAATAGTTAGTTTAAATTAGCTAATGCGTTAACTATTGTccaatacaaccttattgtaaagtgttaccattaatTTCATTTAGCACGCATGATTTGGGGAAGGATTAACATTGCAATGCTTTGTTTTTCTGCAGTGTAAGAAATACTGTATTACTTCACCAGATTACTTGGAAATGCTTAGTTTAAGAGGAATTAACTTCTGTCTTGCATTTTTGTATAGCTCACCGATTTCTCACAGAGACATCTGTGATTTCATTCTGCCGACTGAAACCTGCAGAATGCTCTGTATGTTCGGTGATGTGACTCTTGCAGACCCTGCCATTGAGATGTCGATGCTGAAACGatatattgtgcagccctaatttAAATTAGAAATGTCTTTATGCATGCAGATGTGACACTTCTGTGGtttattgtaaaaaaagaaagaaaccaAAGCATGTTAATGGTATACTTCTATtgattttcaagatatttaaataACTTGATCGTATTTGTATACTAATGTAAACTATTGGGGAAACACCTTAAAATCATCTCTCATTTTGAAACTATGCTGGTATATTTTCACACTCTCGGTGGGATGTGTGCAACTGTACATCTGTCCTGCTCTTACAAACTGTTACTCTCTGCAGATACAATAAAACCCCCAAATCTCACTTTCCTCTGACTCACACATTTAACAGTGACACACGTTTCACTTTGATTGGTCGCTAAGATTAGTCAGTGTCCTTTTGTGCATCCTTTGCACAGTGAACAAACTACCCTAAATGTTTATAGTCAATGTACTTTTTCATGTGCACTAAGCTACAAATAGCACAGCTACACAACCCTCAACAATCCCCCTTTCTTGTTTAATTCTTTCTGCAGTGCCCCATTCATGAAAATGCtgaaaagtgcattttagtttaaCCCCCTTCAAGGCTCAAAGTATTGGCTAACTATAATATTTTGACTACTTTCTTCTCAGGTTGTCTCCTATGAATGGGCAACAGGCTGACTTAAAGAGCTCTCGACCCAGTTTAACATCCCAGGAGCTTAAGATCGGGCAGTGAAGATAAAACAAATAGACATGTTAAAGCCACACTGCACTGCAATTGTTTTTTCCGCACAACGGATGCTgcagttttatattttaaagcttACTCATATTCCTACCATGTTGAGTAGGTTTGGATGACCATTAACTTAAGGATTAAACAAAAGATCTGAAGGTCAGAGCGATATTCTGACACATTTATTCATATTGGGGAGAACTTTGTGTGGTTTGGagatttaaacttttttgtctCCACCTGAACCACCCACTCCAGCCGTCACCAGTAAAGTTATTCATGAAAGTCATGAGTTTGCAACCTCAGCCGAAGCCTAACGCAAAGAGAACAGGTAAACGTATCACTTTCTTTGCCGACCAGGGTGTGACAATGAAAGAAGCTTCTCAGCATACACAAGCTCCAGCGTACTATGGGATTGGTGTCCCTCCCTCAGGGCCAGGTCACAATGACAGAGGGGTTGTGGAAAGCTCCAATGCAGATGCGCCACATATGTACCTCAATTCTGTCATTTTCAGCCCAGAGAAGGGTGAACAAAGCCGTGGACACTACCAACAGACAATGGCCATGAAGTGGCCACACCAAGACCCATCTTTGCAACCTCAACAGAGACCAAACAATTGGTCACAAAGTTTGACAACTTGGTCCCAGAACTTTGCCCCATACCTAGGGGCTCAGACTGCTTTTGCAAAACAAATGCATGAGGGCATGCCTGTACAAAACCAGCCTCAGCAGCAACCTGAACCCTCCGCTATCAGGGCAACCGAAAAACAAGTGGCTAGCGTGGAGGGCTTTAGGGATGCCAAAACCGCACGCAGCATGGACTGGGAGCAACAGCAAACCTTTCAACAGACACAAAAGCCTGGAATGTTAAATCCACAGCAACACAACCAACCTACCACTGGGAATTCTGTGCTGCAACCTTTCCAGTTAGCTTTTGGACAGCCTAAGCAGAACTTGGTAGCCGGTTACAATTGGACTTTGCCAAATTTGAATTACAATGCGCCGGCAAATACCCAACATCAGATTCAGCAGTTGCAGGAGCAACAGCTGATGCAGAGACAAATGCAGCGGCACCACGAAAAGCAGCAGCTGCAACAGCAGATGCTTCAGCAGTCGCAGCAGCAACAGGTACTTCGTCAGAAACCGCCACAACAGATTTCACAAACGCAACCGTTGCAACAGCACGCACAGCTGATAAAGACTCGGCCACCACTACAACAACATATGCAACAACTGGACTTGGTAcagcagcaacaacaaaaaTCTGAGCCACCACATCAGAACCAGCAAATAGTGGACAAATACTGTGATGGCCAACAGCCACATGCACTCTCAACTGAACAACATCACCCCTCATTAACAGGACAATCCCAGGAGACGGCCAATCCACCGACAACCCAGCCCCAGGATTCTGTACCCCAGCAATCCATTGAGACTCATCAGCCTGGGCCCCGGAGATCACGCCGGCTTTCTAAAGAGGGCGCGGGCCCTGCCTCCGAAAACCCATTTGTAATGCCGGCTGATCATCCAACACAAGGTTCACAAAACGGGGCTACCGAGACCAGTGCTATGCAAGACATCAGAGCTGCTCCTACAGGCGTAATTCAGAGCACACGGCGTAAGAGGAGGGTTTCACAAGAGGTTAATCTGGAAACCTTGGCTCAGAAGGCTTCGGAAAGAGAATCTCTTCCCCCACGTAGCGTCAAGGTGAGTTGATATTTCCTTTCTTTTTTCATACTTAACTAAAACTAAATTGATATTTGAACTTTAGAGTGTGCAAAGATTCTGTGATATTGTTGTCAATTCATATTGTGATAGGGAAGGGTCATAATTTACCCTTACCTACAAGAAGTTGACATTAATATGTGTTTTTACCTGTCTCAAATGCTTACAGGTTCTGCAGGTTTCTTGGTTGTTAGAAAGTTTTATGTTAGTTTAAGACAGTCACTGACTGTAACCATTAGGTAACAAAATCTGTAGATCCAGAACAAAGGCAACACCAACTACTGTCTCTTGGGTGACGCTTCAAACAAATGACAGCAAGTGCACCACACCCTCAGCCCACTGGCATGCTgattgtggctagaagggatacagctacagccAAAATATTGTAAAATCCTATATAGCCAAAACTGGTgttttttatcctaatcctacccccaaacctaacccttaACCCGACATTTCACGTAAtttaggccatagctgtatcctatctagccagaaccgtttttcatcctaccttcaaaCCTAACCCTTAACCCGACATTTCACGTAATTTAGTACAtagctgtatcctatctagccagaaccaGCGTTTTTCATCCTAGTCCTACCCCCAAacttaaccctaaacccaaaattTCATGTAAtttaggccatagctgtatcctatctagTCAGAACCagtgttttcatcctaatcctacccctaaacccaacatttcactgaatttaggccatagctgtatcctaTCTTGCTAGAACCATTGTTGTTCATCcaaatcctacccccaaacctaaccctaaacccaacatttcacgtAATTTAGGCCATAGGTGTATTATATCTAGCTAGAAccgttgtttttcattttaatcctacccccaaacctaaccttaaacccaacatttcactgaatttaggccatagctgtatcctatctagACAGAACCGTTGTTTTTCaccctaatcctacccccaaacctaaccttaaacccaacatttcactgAATTTAGGCCATATctgtatcctatctagccagaaccggTGTTTTTCATCCTagtcctacccccaaacctaaccctaaacccaacatttcactgAATTTAGGCCATATCTGTACCCTATCTAGCTAGAACCATTGTTGTTCATCCTAATCATACCCCCAAACCTAAACCTAAAAACCCAACATCTCGCAAGAGTTGGTCCTAGCTGTATACCCTCTACCCAGAACCTGGCATGCTTGGGTGTCTAAACATTTGGTCCAAAGCCCAAAACAATTTTCTGATGATTGCACGGGTAATTGTCAGCTTAAGGAGTATAGTTGTTTTTTACAACACGAATGTACGTGCACAatcgaacgcacagccttgcaaagtatatagtttatttgactcgtacttgtacacagacgttcaatgcatgcgcattgcgacaaaatgcacgACCTACATATACAATGTATGCAGGGTTTTAAAAAACAGCCAGTGCACGTACAGTACGCGCGCACTCTTCTGATGATGGAAATTGTGCCATGGCACTGTACGGACCCTCGCATACACGTAAAAAATGGACAATACTTCGGTCTTTGTTGTCATTCTTTGGACTGGGGAATTGAAAAGAGATTTCGGCCTATTGCCGATAGTTCATCTTTCATTTTTTGATTAGTGATGAGTGTTtgctttgtttattgttttgttgCAAATAATTGGTGAAATAAGCGTTTGTGAATTACTTTAGGAGGGGACCTTTTTCTGGGACATGCTATTTAGTTCAGTCTTTTCCTTGTAACGTAAACTTCCTTTTTAAAAGGACAACAGTACTCCCTTAAGACATCCAGCTGATGATAACAAAGAAAGGGTGTGTGAGTATGTATATGGTTGATCTGTGTGCCAGATAACAACACAGTAACACCGTCTCTAAGTGACTGCTATAAAGCAGCTCTTATGTCAACTTCATTTCAACTATGTAGAAAGAAGCCACCCtctctgtaaaatccaggctaaagtcttataatcaaattatgagattaggagcatcaaaatttgattgattttacattgatgtCAATCTTGGACATGCTTAGGCCTCAGGATATATCAGGaaatattctttacattatgtgcatgcaatgattttatgtagaaaactgtTGTTTTCACAGACTTTCTCACAAACGtctgtgatgtgtttgtgtattgaTGGGCGTTATTGCATGACTCTTGCTCAAGAGTAAGTCCAGTTAATAAGGCTTCATGTTCTTAGCTGAATACCTCAGCGGTGCCAGCAAGGTCGGACTTCAGATAAGACAGGCCACATCCTCGGGGATTTCTACATTTTCACGCAACTTCCAGCTAGACCCATGGTTGTAGTGACgcatttattgcagtttgtttttataacagGTCAATGAAGTTTCAGTGGTTTGATTTTCTTGGCTTTATTGCTTCCACTTAGAGTTAGTTATGAAGAGAAACAGGAATTGTTCTCACAATAAGGGAAACAAGGGTTTGGTGCTCCTCCCACAATGCTTTTTTGTGACTCAAACATCATTGTGTGGAGAGATTTTGAAATTTTGGTCCATTGTGAAATTAAAAGATCCACTCATGTCTAATTCTAGTTTTGTTCCtgttttgggtaaaattaaatGTAGTTCTGTAAAACGGACATAGAAGGAACTGATGATCAATAATCATTAACATAGCCAGAAGAGTGTTGGACTTGAGCATTTTAAATGCTGGTGGCACAATACTCATGTATACAGAAGCGCTCAGATGTAAAGGccactaaacgccacctccgtcGAAAATGAGATgttgatattgtgtgagtgcACCCTAAGATGGTCTGGATCTCAAATCATTTTCAGTACTATCTTATAAGAACTTGAGCACTCAGTTATTTACCTCAAGTGTATCAAGTATAGAAGGAAGATAGGATTCTCTTTACCGTGAGGgttttttgtttattcattaattttcaGTGTGTTAATCATATATGTTGTCTGCAGGAGCCACACAGGCCCTGGAGTCCCCCAGTGGCCCCGTCTGGTCCAGGTCGAGGGGCAGATGAGGTGGATCAAGTTAGTGCCAAAAGGCCCAGAGATGAAAGCCTCATGCCGTTGGTCATTCCCGTCTCCGTACCAGTAAGGCAGACTGATCCTTCATCTCCGGACCACGAGCAGACCTCACTCTCAGCCAGTTGGCCACTGCGACCTTTGGGCTCTCATGAAATGAGCTCAGATTATAAGCCGTCTGTGATCGTCACGCGGCGACGCTCGCTGCGTAACTCTTTGTCTGAAAGCACAGGCCAGGTGAGTACATGAccaatttttattttctttgctCGCAATTTGTCACGTTCTGCCTTTCGATTTACTCCATCCCCCTTCTTAAACCATGGATTAAAAGCCCCCAATAATCCCCCAATGATCTATTCTCTGCACCCTAATCCAGCACTTACCCCATTTCGCTATCAGCTTTGAGATTATAACATTGTCATCCAGATTGCATATAGTTTATGTATTCAGAAGGGTTTCTCCACTATACTAGTGGAATTGACTATTAAAGCATATATAATGTCTAATCTCTTAACAGAATGGCGGAGCAGAGTGCGGAAGTGATGCAGATGGGAAATCAGCCAAAGCCAAACGACGACCTCGTCCAGAACCGCTCTTCATTCCTCCGCCCAAACTTGGCACTTTCATTGCCCCACCAATTTACTCCAGCATCACACCGTACCAGAGCCACCTACGTTCACCTGTCCGTCTGCCTGACAACCCTCTCAACATGCCTCCCTATACTCCGCCGCCCATCCTCAGCCCCGTTCGAGAGGGCTCTGGACTTTACTTCTCCACCTTCCTATCAGCCGCTGCATTTGCCAGTGCAGCATCGAATAATCAGGGGCTACCTCCACCTGCCACGCCCAAATCTGCTACCCGCAGCCTCCTACGCTCCAGTGAGTCTCTTTTACTGTCTAAGTagtaataaaaattaaaaatagaaataaaattgTAAGGAGTTCAGGTCCGTATTGCTTCAAGTCTAAAAGTTTAAGGTAGCATCCTAACTGTCATAAAATCGTTTTGGGACACTTTATATAGATAGcagtttattttatgtattatgtCAGTTTGACGTTAGCTTGCATCACTATGCTAATGCATTTATCCAGAATATATCGCATAGACAAATATTgatcaaaatgatttatttttaattagttgAATCTTGCAGTActgaataaaacatttatttttaaccaatatttgatatttaaaggaaaaccccacagtttttcaatattttactatgttcttacctcagcttagacgaatacatatctatctttttcaatgcgtgcacttcatctttgtacagcgcatcatGGATGTGTTAGCttttcattccttaggatccaaacagcgatgaatttagaagtcaccaaacacttccatgttttccgtTTTTAAAGAccgttacatgagtagttacacgagtaagtatggtggtacaaaataaaaagatttttttaagcggataaaaaactATTGTatgcacttagtttgcagcacttcgacctctgcCGCAGTAACATTATCACTCCTGCCTTCGGATAGTTTAACGTTTTATTATGCCACCATttttacttgtgtaactactcatgtaacagtaaatggggaaaacatggaagtgtttggtggcttctaaattcatccctgtttggatcctaaggaatggggctaggctaaatgctaacacattcacgatgtgCTGTGTAAAGTTAAactgcacgcattgaaaaaagataggtatgtattaatttgtctacatagaggtaaaaacattgtaaaatattaaaaacagtggtgttttcctttaactacTGCTGTTTTTGATTAGTTCTTTACTCACTTTGTTtcaatgcattgtgggattgcatttttatattgGATAAAGCTGTGAACCATTTTTAACACACTTCGCTTTAccatatacaaaaaaaaaacaggacaGTATTTAATAAGACATATTTATTATTCATATCtaagaaaagttttttttgtttgtttgtaaatgTTCAGACAGCAGTGATATAACACCGCCGGTGCTCTCTGCCATGAATGAAGCTACACCTGTCAGCATTGAGCCGTAAGTACACAAAATTCAGAAATATCTCGTATACTGATTTCCTAAATAAGCCTGCAAGTTCCTTTTATCTAACTTGGCATGACGCAGTTATCCTTCACTGGTTTCTTAGATGTATTCACACAAATGATATGCAAATGTAGCTATTATTGTTTGATACAGCTGACTTAAATGTAGTTTACCCAGAAAAGAGAAAAGTCTGTGTGGTTTACtcgctgggttgtttcaaaacCATAAGACTTTTGGCTTTCCCCTCCAGAACACAGAATCAGAATCATTTCACGAATATCCGGTTGAACGAAGAGAAAACAATAGAAGTACATTATGACTCATTTTAACACCTAATAAAACACTCAAGAGTGTCAGCTAGAAAGTATGTGCTGCTTGCAGTTTATTTTCCATATGCTCAGATCAGTTTTGTTGGAACAAACAagcaaatatttaaacaatttcatTGTGAATTGGCCACCATGACACCTCATAGTGTCAGTTGGGGTGTCACTGACACAAATTTACTATGGCAAGTTTGGAAAGAGAACCACATAAGAGTAAATGGTGACAGATTTATTTTTAGTTATGTTATgatgttcattgattttaagcAACAACGTGTAGTTTACAGATGCAAAGTCCATGTTTATGTCATGGTGATGTGTTAATAGAGTAGCAATGTCTGAATAGGTTACTTAAATCATACATATTGTTTCTCACTGGTAACAGTCGGTTCATGCGATACTCCGTATACTCCATGTTCATTTGAGACTAGCGAAACATAGACATTCTCGCTTACTGTCAGTGCATGGCTGCGAATCATTCGTTTTCTGATATGGCAAGGCAAAAACACATCCcggaacaaaaaaataaaacaaaatctgTCTCGTCTTATCCCCAGACCTTGGCAGTCAGATACTGGAACATTTGGCTTTGAAAAACACAGggtgttaattttatgcaaactAGGCATGGTCAAAGTCTACACTCAAGGCATTGCTTGAATTCTCAGAAAATGAAAAACTTCCCTTTAGTCTCAACAACTCTTTGTCATTAATGTCTATGAAATGACACGCCCAACGTTTTGAATGAAGTGGCATCAATTTTGTTTATTTCCAGGAATTTCCTGCAAAATGGACGTGTTTTAGACTAGCACTGCACTTGAGTTTTATATTTAGCCCTCAATGCACTCTGTCCTACCGATTTTCCTATTTGGCTATCAGCCTTTTTCAATTCTAGGACTTGTACTTTGCCACAGTGTTCTTTGGAGGTATTATATTGTATCTTTGTATGCAGTTTGCTTTCAGGCACATGTGAAAACACTTCTTAAGTAATCTTATTTGAGTAATTTAGTGTTGAGTGTTCTCGATGACTAAGTGTAACTTTAGGTTTGTTGTTCTGCGAGATTCAGGGGTTTCAACTGCCTCCTATATGCTGATGCTAGTATGTGTTGACCCAGTCTGTGCCATCCTTTAGCCTTAAAGTCTTATGATCagttatgagattaggagcatcaaagctTGATTTCATTCATTGATTTCGCATTAATTTCTATCATTGACATGGCTttgctcagtcaatattaaaaaagatCAAGGGTATATTTTGactgaatgttctttacattatacaggatgattttatgtataaaacagtaaatcacaaaaaacgactttagctgggttttaacAGACTTAATTAAATATGATGCATACAGTTGGGTCCCAAAGGTTAAACTTGACAAAATCAAAAATTGCCAATGTTTAAAAGATGTTGTGACATTTAGGATAAGTTGTGGCATAAGTTTAAAGATTTGTCACTATTTCCAGGTCAGTTTGTGGCATTGACTATTAAAGGAAcacatgctcatttttcagctcccctagagttaaacattttggcCCATATTCTTAAAGATTCTAAGAGTCCTCTCAGAAAACTCTTAATTTAGCTTAAAAACTTTTACGTAGGAGTCTTCGCTTAAGAGCGATTCGGGGCTGATCTGAGAGCAACTCTGAGTTAGGAAAAGAAAta
Coding sequences:
- the LOC129417135 gene encoding mitotic deacetylase-associated SANT domain protein; this translates as MKVMSLQPQPKPNAKRTGKRITFFADQGVTMKEASQHTQAPAYYGIGVPPSGPGHNDRGVVESSNADAPHMYLNSVIFSPEKGEQSRGHYQQTMAMKWPHQDPSLQPQQRPNNWSQSLTTWSQNFAPYLGAQTAFAKQMHEGMPVQNQPQQQPEPSAIRATEKQVASVEGFRDAKTARSMDWEQQQTFQQTQKPGMLNPQQHNQPTTGNSVLQPFQLAFGQPKQNLVAGYNWTLPNLNYNAPANTQHQIQQLQEQQLMQRQMQRHHEKQQLQQQMLQQSQQQQVLRQKPPQQISQTQPLQQHAQLIKTRPPLQQHMQQLDLVQQQQQKSEPPHQNQQIVDKYCDGQQPHALSTEQHHPSLTGQSQETANPPTTQPQDSVPQQSIETHQPGPRRSRRLSKEGAGPASENPFVMPADHPTQGSQNGATETSAMQDIRAAPTGVIQSTRRKRRVSQEVNLETLAQKASERESLPPRSVKEPHRPWSPPVAPSGPGRGADEVDQVSAKRPRDESLMPLVIPVSVPVRQTDPSSPDHEQTSLSASWPLRPLGSHEMSSDYKPSVIVTRRRSLRNSLSESTGQNGGAECGSDADGKSAKAKRRPRPEPLFIPPPKLGTFIAPPIYSSITPYQSHLRSPVRLPDNPLNMPPYTPPPILSPVREGSGLYFSTFLSAAAFASAASNNQGLPPPATPKSATRSLLRSNSSDITPPVLSAMNEATPVSIEPRINIGSRYQAEVPELRDRSAAQHDPHKAELVWAPLPDLEANAQKQQRVDELMNLACSSALCGGGTNQELAMHCLYECKGDIMGTLTCLLLKNPIFPKAHPLADYHYLGSDNWTTEERRFFNKGIATHKKDFFMVQKLVSSKTVSQCVEFYYTYKKQVKIGKNGTLVYGEAEPLETKATTEEEVDNKISQKFESRKDEEDSRKWEGSCDGKQENGPGRVTQSLQAPDSVAALLVLKNQTDNTRDPSTLVSHGPTPPPKPRPDTTRKSGASNTGKGQTNQEGEFPCKKCGRIFFKVKSRSAHMKSHAEAEKKQAALRQREAEQRAAEQRAAAALQAAQQNGARADQDRTRRASSDDSSEEEEDADDEDWH